A window of Methylomagnum ishizawai contains these coding sequences:
- a CDS encoding cation:proton antiporter, whose translation MEATYDPGLLIVTLIAALAPLAMELPARFRPPIVVVEILLGILIGPHVLHWASPDGVVGTLGQLGLTFLLFLVGIEIDVWMIRGRLLALAVGGWFLSFLVAMACTLLLSSAGLIEAPPLLAAIALSTTALGVLSPILKDSGEWNTDFGGWLLAAATMGEFAPMVFMSLLLAPTHPTVLHTLFMLFFVAVSLGSAYVAFHMLSSGTLARLARTMEGSGQLPVRLCVLLQALLVALAAQIGLNVVMGAFAAGMVVGLVSRDEPGNLLRQKLDAIGYGFLIPIFFIGVGMRFDLEALWSGPLVPVQIIVLLALFLLVRGAPVVLYRAELAPADRLPFALYSATGLPLIAVIAELGVSSGLMAPQHAVVLLSAAMLTVLLFPALALRLRREREIA comes from the coding sequence ATGGAAGCCACCTACGATCCCGGTTTGTTGATTGTCACCTTGATAGCGGCCCTCGCGCCCCTGGCGATGGAACTGCCCGCGCGGTTCCGCCCGCCTATCGTGGTGGTCGAGATATTGCTCGGCATCCTCATCGGTCCCCATGTGCTGCATTGGGCCAGTCCCGACGGGGTGGTCGGAACCCTGGGGCAACTCGGGCTGACCTTCTTGTTGTTCCTGGTTGGCATCGAGATCGATGTCTGGATGATCCGGGGCAGGCTACTGGCCTTGGCGGTGGGCGGGTGGTTCCTCTCGTTCCTGGTGGCGATGGCTTGCACCTTGCTGCTGTCCAGCGCCGGGCTCATCGAAGCCCCGCCGCTGTTGGCGGCCATCGCCCTGTCCACCACGGCCCTGGGCGTACTGTCCCCCATCCTGAAGGATTCCGGGGAATGGAACACCGATTTCGGCGGCTGGCTGCTAGCGGCGGCCACCATGGGCGAGTTCGCCCCGATGGTGTTCATGTCCCTGCTGCTCGCCCCCACCCATCCGACGGTCCTGCACACCTTGTTCATGTTGTTCTTCGTCGCGGTGTCCCTCGGCTCGGCTTATGTGGCTTTCCACATGCTGTCCTCGGGCACGCTGGCGCGACTGGCCCGGACAATGGAAGGCAGCGGCCAATTGCCGGTCCGGCTGTGCGTCCTGCTCCAAGCTTTGTTGGTCGCGCTGGCCGCGCAAATCGGCCTCAACGTGGTCATGGGGGCTTTCGCCGCCGGCATGGTGGTTGGGCTGGTGAGCCGGGACGAACCCGGGAACCTGTTGCGCCAGAAGTTGGACGCCATCGGCTATGGGTTCCTCATCCCCATCTTCTTCATCGGGGTGGGCATGCGGTTCGACCTGGAAGCGCTATGGAGCGGCCCCTTGGTGCCGGTGCAAATCATCGTCCTCCTGGCGCTGTTCCTGCTGGTCCGGGGCGCGCCCGTGGTGCTCTACCGGGCGGAACTCGCCCCGGCGGACCGGCTGCCCTTCGCCCTGTACTCCGCGACCGGCCTGCCCCTGATCGCGGTAATCGCCGAACTCGGGGTATCGTCCGGCTTGATGGCGCCCCAACACGCGGTGGTATTGCTCAGCGCCGCCATGCTCACCGTGTTGCTGTTCCCGGCCCTGGCGCTCAGGTTGCGGCGGGAAAGGGAAATAGCTTGA
- a CDS encoding PepSY domain-containing protein produces MMANTRKIGVMAAFLAWVIPLFPQEAAGTMDARGPAIYQYPLLRNKATIELCKSAALKALPGVAIHFQAENSAKGLRYRFEIQDQNKTMWAVLCNPETMEITDTLKLD; encoded by the coding sequence ATGATGGCGAATACCCGGAAAATTGGGGTCATGGCGGCGTTCCTAGCATGGGTTATCCCATTATTTCCCCAGGAGGCGGCAGGCACTATGGATGCCCGCGGCCCGGCGATTTACCAATATCCTTTGCTTCGGAACAAGGCGACCATCGAACTTTGCAAGTCAGCGGCGTTGAAAGCCCTTCCGGGGGTGGCCATACATTTCCAGGCCGAGAACTCGGCCAAGGGGTTGCGGTATAGGTTCGAAATCCAAGATCAAAACAAAACCATGTGGGCCGTTCTATGCAATCCCGAAACCATGGAAATCACCGACACGTTGAAACTGGACTAA
- a CDS encoding HAD family hydrolase, protein MKPCYGEMDPNPLYFVLVSVHGLIRGHDLELGRDADTGGQTLYVVELARALAALPEVGRVDLMTRRVVDPLVSRDYAEPLESLGPKARIVRIDAGPDGYIRKEELWDHLDSFADNALAFLRANGPAPSLVHSHYADAGYVGRRLASLFGVPLVHTGHSLGRVKRSRLLASGLARDLIETRYHMARRVEAEELTLGTASLVIASTHNEIEEQYGLYEQYQPQYMRVIPPGTDLDRFTPPDGVERSAPIALELARFLADPTKPMILAISRPDERKNIATLVQAYGESPELQALANLVVVAGNRDDIRDLDTGARNVLADLLLDIDRYDLYGRVAYPKHHQREDVAMLYRLAAAGRGVFVNPALTEPFGLTLIEAAACGLPLVATSDGGPRDIIGNCRNGYLVDPLDAAEMAQALLTVLRDGVVWEGFSQAGIEGVVRHYSWHAHAESYLEAVRPLLEQARPVRPHPPLAHNPMLYHDRAIFTTLDRTLLGDRESLAEFVETIRRHRKLASFGIATARSLVSALKVMRKYGIPVPDVLITGMGSEIYYAPELEKDRVWKQHIDHLWTRDAVRAALDEVPGLRYLPKSEQGRFNVSYQYDPQEAPPLQDIHSLLRQTEQTVNATLSYGTRLDVVPVRASKGFAVRWCADRWGIPLERILVAGGSGADEDMMRGNTLAVVVENRRHDELITTLANVERVYFARAGHAKGILEAMEYYDFYGACAAPGPVDG, encoded by the coding sequence ATGAAACCTTGTTATGGCGAAATGGACCCCAACCCGCTTTATTTTGTCCTCGTCAGCGTGCATGGCCTTATCCGCGGCCACGACCTCGAACTGGGGCGGGACGCCGACACCGGTGGGCAAACCCTTTACGTCGTCGAATTGGCCAGGGCGTTGGCCGCGTTGCCGGAAGTAGGCCGAGTGGACCTGATGACCCGCCGCGTGGTCGATCCCTTGGTGAGCCGGGATTATGCGGAGCCCCTGGAAAGCCTCGGCCCCAAGGCACGGATCGTCCGCATCGACGCCGGTCCCGACGGCTATATCCGCAAGGAGGAACTCTGGGACCACCTGGATTCCTTCGCCGACAACGCCCTGGCCTTCCTCCGCGCCAACGGCCCGGCCCCCAGCCTCGTACATAGCCATTATGCCGACGCGGGCTATGTGGGTCGCCGCCTGGCCAGCCTGTTCGGCGTGCCACTCGTGCATACCGGGCACTCCCTGGGCCGGGTCAAGCGTAGCCGCCTGCTGGCCTCGGGCCTGGCCCGCGACCTGATCGAAACCCGCTACCACATGGCGCGACGGGTGGAGGCGGAGGAACTGACGCTGGGCACCGCCTCCTTGGTGATCGCCTCCACCCACAACGAGATCGAGGAACAATACGGGCTCTACGAGCAATACCAGCCCCAGTACATGCGGGTCATACCACCCGGCACCGACCTGGACCGCTTCACGCCCCCGGACGGCGTCGAGCGCTCCGCGCCCATCGCCCTGGAACTGGCCCGATTCCTGGCCGATCCGACCAAACCGATGATCCTCGCCATTTCGAGGCCGGACGAACGCAAGAACATCGCCACCCTGGTGCAAGCCTACGGCGAATCGCCCGAGCTACAGGCGCTGGCCAACCTGGTGGTGGTGGCCGGCAACCGGGACGATATCCGCGATCTGGACACCGGCGCGCGCAACGTCCTCGCCGATTTGCTGCTGGATATCGACCGCTACGACCTTTATGGCCGGGTGGCCTATCCCAAACACCACCAACGCGAAGATGTCGCCATGCTGTACCGGCTGGCGGCGGCCGGGCGGGGGGTGTTCGTCAATCCGGCGCTGACCGAGCCCTTCGGCCTGACCCTCATCGAGGCGGCGGCCTGCGGCCTGCCCCTCGTCGCCACCTCGGACGGCGGCCCCAGGGATATCATCGGCAATTGCCGCAATGGCTATTTGGTCGATCCCCTGGACGCCGCCGAAATGGCCCAGGCGCTGTTGACGGTGCTGCGCGACGGGGTGGTCTGGGAGGGGTTTTCGCAGGCGGGCATCGAGGGCGTGGTGCGGCATTATTCCTGGCATGCCCACGCCGAAAGTTATCTCGAAGCGGTGCGCCCGCTCCTGGAGCAAGCCCGCCCGGTACGGCCCCACCCACCCTTGGCCCACAACCCCATGCTGTACCACGACCGGGCGATATTCACCACGCTGGACCGGACCCTCCTGGGCGACCGGGAATCGCTCGCGGAATTCGTCGAGACGATCCGGCGGCACCGCAAACTCGCCAGCTTCGGCATCGCCACCGCCCGCTCCCTGGTCTCCGCGCTGAAGGTGATGCGGAAATACGGCATCCCGGTCCCGGACGTGCTGATCACCGGCATGGGTTCGGAGATTTACTACGCGCCGGAACTGGAGAAGGACCGGGTCTGGAAACAGCACATCGACCACCTCTGGACCCGCGACGCCGTGCGGGCGGCGCTGGACGAGGTGCCGGGACTCCGATACCTGCCCAAGAGCGAACAGGGACGTTTCAACGTCAGCTATCAATACGACCCGCAGGAAGCGCCCCCGCTACAGGATATCCACTCCCTGCTCCGGCAAACCGAGCAGACGGTCAACGCCACGCTGTCCTATGGCACCCGCCTGGACGTGGTACCCGTCCGGGCCTCCAAGGGCTTCGCGGTGCGTTGGTGCGCCGACCGCTGGGGCATCCCGCTGGAGCGCATCCTGGTGGCCGGCGGGTCCGGGGCCGACGAGGACATGATGCGCGGCAACACCCTGGCGGTGGTGGTGGAGAACCGCCGCCACGACGAACTCATCACCACCCTGGCCAACGTGGAGCGGGTCTATTTCGCGCGGGCGGGCCATGCCAAGGGGATACTCGAAGCGATGGAATATTACGATTTCTACGGCGCTTGCGCCGCGCCCGGCCCGGTGGACGGCTGA
- a CDS encoding HAD-IIB family hydrolase produces MIPATGERILLATDLDRTLLPNGAQAESPEARPRFRRLAARPEVVLAYVTGRHRALVEQAIADYGLPTPDFVIGDVGASLYAVRGRTWTHRADWQARIAGDWEGRTRADLARALADLGGLRLQEPEKQAPLKLSYYAEALADPAELLAAVRARLRATGAACHLIWSIDETTATGLLDLLPAGASKLHALRFLGEDLGIPLLDTVFAGDSGNDMEVLESEIPSVLVANAESGVRAMAVERARSLGHSAALYLATGGMGGMNGCYSAGILEGLAHFIPRSLDWREVLA; encoded by the coding sequence ATGATTCCAGCGACCGGAGAACGCATCCTGCTGGCGACGGACCTGGACCGGACGCTGCTGCCGAACGGCGCACAGGCCGAGTCGCCCGAGGCCCGCCCCCGTTTCCGCCGCTTGGCGGCCCGGCCCGAGGTGGTCCTCGCCTATGTCACCGGCCGCCACCGCGCCCTGGTCGAGCAAGCCATCGCCGACTACGGCCTGCCGACGCCGGATTTCGTCATCGGCGACGTGGGGGCCAGCCTGTACGCGGTCCGGGGCCGGACCTGGACCCACCGGGCCGACTGGCAAGCCCGCATCGCCGGGGATTGGGAGGGGCGAACCCGCGCCGACCTGGCCCGCGCCCTGGCCGACCTGGGCGGGTTGCGGCTACAGGAACCGGAGAAGCAAGCGCCCCTCAAGCTCAGCTATTACGCCGAAGCCCTGGCCGACCCCGCCGAACTGCTCGCAGCCGTCCGCGCCCGGCTGCGGGCGACAGGGGCCGCGTGCCATTTGATTTGGAGCATCGACGAAACCACGGCCACCGGGCTGCTGGACCTATTGCCGGCGGGCGCTAGCAAACTGCACGCCTTGCGCTTCCTGGGCGAAGACCTGGGGATTCCGCTCCTTGACACCGTCTTCGCCGGGGACAGCGGCAACGACATGGAAGTCCTGGAAAGCGAGATTCCCTCGGTGTTGGTCGCCAACGCCGAATCCGGCGTCCGGGCCATGGCGGTCGAGCGGGCGCGATCCCTGGGCCATTCAGCGGCGCTTTATCTCGCCACCGGCGGGATGGGCGGCATGAACGGCTGTTACAGCGCCGGCATTCTGGAAGGCTTGGCGCATTTCATTCCCCGGAGCCTGGACTGGCGGGAGGTATTGGCATGA
- a CDS encoding PfkB family carbohydrate kinase has product MNRSTKGPARPVIFGEVLFDRFPDGRMVLGGAPFNVAWHLRGLGEDPLLISRVGDDPSGGVVRAAMAGWGMDVAGLETDPVHPTGTVWVGFRDGEPHYEILPDQAYDFIDGGDGRMLIDPPAFLYHGSLALRQPVSRRALETLARQLDCPVFMDVNLRPPWWRAGEILRWTAGADWLKLNGDELAVLVPGCDLPERKARRFLEAHFLRYLVLTQGSEGALALGNAGERATVRPSLAGPVVDTVGAGDAFSAVFLLGRLRGWPLALSLERAQDFASGVVGLRGATVADPDFYRPFAEAWRAA; this is encoded by the coding sequence ATGAATCGATCCACGAAGGGGCCGGCGCGCCCCGTCATCTTCGGCGAAGTCCTGTTCGACCGCTTCCCCGATGGCCGCATGGTATTGGGGGGCGCGCCCTTCAATGTGGCCTGGCATTTGCGCGGCCTGGGCGAAGACCCGCTGCTCATCAGCCGGGTGGGCGACGACCCGTCCGGCGGGGTGGTCCGCGCCGCCATGGCGGGCTGGGGGATGGATGTCGCGGGCCTGGAAACCGACCCGGTCCATCCCACCGGCACCGTGTGGGTCGGGTTCCGGGATGGCGAGCCCCATTATGAAATCCTGCCCGACCAAGCCTACGACTTCATCGACGGCGGGGACGGGCGGATGCTCATCGATCCTCCGGCCTTCCTCTACCACGGTAGCCTGGCGCTCAGGCAGCCGGTTTCCCGGCGCGCGCTGGAAACCTTGGCGCGGCAGTTGGATTGCCCCGTGTTCATGGATGTCAACCTGCGGCCACCGTGGTGGCGGGCCGGGGAAATCCTCCGCTGGACGGCCGGGGCGGACTGGCTGAAGCTCAACGGGGACGAACTGGCCGTGTTGGTGCCCGGCTGCGACCTGCCGGAGCGGAAGGCGCGGCGTTTCCTGGAGGCGCATTTCCTGCGCTACCTCGTCTTGACCCAGGGGAGCGAGGGTGCCCTGGCCCTGGGCAACGCGGGCGAACGGGCCACCGTCAGGCCGTCGCTGGCGGGTCCGGTGGTGGACACGGTCGGGGCGGGCGATGCCTTCAGCGCGGTGTTCCTGCTGGGCCGTTTGCGTGGCTGGCCGCTGGCCCTGAGCTTGGAAAGAGCGCAGGACTTCGCCTCGGGCGTGGTGGGGCTGCGCGGCGCGACGGTGGCCGACCCGGACTTCTACCGGCCCTTCGCCGAAGCTTGGCGAGCCGCATGA
- a CDS encoding alpha-amylase family glycosyl hydrolase: protein MYEQASHSLLNDILADLGPEPGQPQWRHFYTRLGANFYAIHSLFGLLYGPRPDFKAQMGRLVETLAKRYRERPDELRDSDLAREKDHNWFLSQKWVGMALYCDRFADDLQGLRAHLPYLQELGINLLHIMPILDCPPDNNDGGYAVRDFKEIDPRYGSLDDLEALAATLRRRDMLLVLDVVVNHTSDEHEWARRARAGDPAYQDYYFVFDDRGTPDIYEETLPEIFPETAPGNFTWDAAMGKWVMTVFNHYQWDLNYRNPAVLIEMIDIILFWANRGADILRLDAVAFLWKKIGGVCQNEREAHLLLQLMKDCCQVTAPGVLFIAEAIVSPGEISKYFGEDAINAKECEIAYNATFMALLWDAMATKNAKLLNQGVAHLPAKLERATWLNYVRCHDDIGLGFDDGDIRRAGYDPALHRRFLIDYFTGKFPGSPARGLPFGENPKTGDARISGSLASLVGLESAIESGQEDAIDAAIKAIVLLHSMILSFGGLPLLYYGDAIGMLNSLEYLAEPSKRADNRWVHRSRFDWGKAEKRHETGTVEQRIFGALKKLIALRKEINVFADFDNRQMLQTGNPNLLVFLRTDPRHSRNHVLVVGNFNDAPQELPLNELGPQGFCLQGPLKNLCSGESVALDGDRLTIPPLTAYWLAHATG, encoded by the coding sequence ATGTACGAACAAGCCTCCCATTCCCTGCTGAACGATATCCTCGCCGACCTCGGACCGGAGCCCGGCCAACCGCAATGGCGGCATTTTTATACCCGGCTAGGGGCCAACTTTTACGCGATCCACTCGCTGTTCGGCCTGCTGTACGGCCCGCGCCCCGACTTCAAGGCGCAGATGGGCCGCTTGGTCGAGACCCTGGCGAAGCGATATCGCGAGCGCCCGGACGAATTACGCGACTCCGACCTGGCACGGGAAAAGGACCACAACTGGTTCCTGAGCCAGAAATGGGTGGGCATGGCGCTTTATTGCGACCGCTTCGCCGACGACCTACAGGGCCTCCGCGCCCATCTCCCCTACCTACAGGAACTGGGCATCAACCTGTTGCACATCATGCCCATATTGGATTGTCCGCCAGACAACAATGATGGCGGCTACGCGGTACGCGATTTCAAGGAGATCGATCCACGCTACGGCAGCCTGGACGACCTCGAAGCGCTGGCCGCCACGCTGCGGCGGCGCGACATGCTGTTGGTGCTGGACGTGGTGGTGAACCACACCTCGGACGAGCATGAATGGGCCCGCCGCGCCCGCGCCGGGGACCCAGCCTACCAGGATTATTATTTCGTGTTCGACGACCGCGGGACGCCGGACATCTACGAGGAAACCCTGCCGGAAATCTTCCCGGAAACCGCCCCCGGCAATTTCACCTGGGACGCGGCCATGGGCAAGTGGGTGATGACCGTCTTCAACCATTACCAATGGGATTTGAACTACCGCAACCCGGCGGTGCTGATCGAGATGATCGATATCATCCTGTTCTGGGCCAACCGGGGCGCGGACATCCTGCGCCTAGACGCGGTCGCCTTCCTGTGGAAGAAGATAGGCGGCGTCTGCCAGAACGAGCGCGAGGCGCACCTGCTGTTGCAGTTGATGAAGGACTGTTGCCAGGTCACCGCGCCGGGCGTGCTGTTCATCGCCGAGGCCATCGTCTCGCCCGGCGAAATCTCCAAATACTTCGGCGAGGACGCGATCAACGCCAAGGAATGCGAGATCGCCTATAACGCCACCTTCATGGCCCTGCTGTGGGACGCCATGGCCACCAAGAACGCCAAGCTGCTCAACCAGGGCGTCGCCCACCTGCCCGCCAAGCTGGAACGCGCCACCTGGCTCAACTACGTCCGCTGCCACGACGATATCGGCCTCGGCTTCGACGACGGCGACATCCGGCGGGCGGGCTACGACCCGGCCCTGCACCGGCGCTTTCTGATCGATTATTTCACCGGGAAATTCCCAGGGTCGCCGGCCCGCGGCCTGCCCTTCGGCGAGAATCCCAAGACCGGCGACGCCCGCATCTCGGGTTCCCTGGCTTCGCTGGTCGGGCTGGAATCGGCCATCGAAAGCGGCCAGGAGGACGCCATCGACGCCGCCATCAAAGCCATCGTCCTGCTGCACAGCATGATCTTATCTTTCGGGGGATTGCCGCTGCTGTATTATGGCGACGCGATAGGGATGCTCAATTCCCTGGAATACCTCGCCGAACCGTCCAAACGCGCCGACAACCGCTGGGTGCATCGCTCGCGGTTCGATTGGGGGAAGGCTGAGAAAAGGCACGAAACCGGCACCGTCGAGCAGCGCATCTTCGGGGCGCTGAAGAAATTGATCGCCCTGCGCAAGGAGATCAACGTCTTCGCGGACTTCGACAACCGGCAGATGCTCCAGACCGGCAATCCCAACCTGTTGGTTTTCCTGCGGACCGACCCGCGCCACAGCCGCAACCATGTTTTGGTGGTCGGCAATTTCAACGACGCGCCGCAAGAATTGCCGCTGAACGAACTTGGCCCCCAGGGCTTTTGCCTGCAAGGGCCGCTGAAAAACCTCTGCTCCGGGGAGTCCGTCGCGCTGGACGGCGACCGGCTGACGATCCCGCCCCTGACGGCGTACTGGCTGGCCCACGCCACCGGATGA
- a CDS encoding TIGR00341 family protein gives MNAQSKHAPRIPLLKVYENIAAGSHPHRSFYVLVTLSTVIAGFGLLSNSAPVVIGAMLVAPLMVPIVGMAFALSVGDEHLFRDASLAEFWGVVLSVAVSYLIGSLALDVDFGPEIMARTVPTTYDIFVALAAGLAGAYSMVDERVNAALPGVAIATSLVPPLTVSGLCLAQGRMDLAGSAFLLFFANFLSIQLASAAIFIRFGFNRVAFEEDHGRITFRVLLRRFGLSFVLLVAVAAFMSKTLYAMATEKAFHRRLEAVARAEVQRRLGAQLADLRYVRDGNGSVNAVVSILTPQEYLPGDVEALEKSVKNALGLAMHITVRSLLSKDADSHGPVFMLDEDKLKREQASREARFLSEATRLLNAQLAEVPGARLADIRREQDETNQVIAVVRTPEAIAPERIKRIQDGLRETLDPTLRLIVRSVLTRDADGDHYLYEADPKEKHGEQIAGEALEFFKQLESALQTAIAAARKGAALLEFRYTQQEDGLFVLAVVSTPDNFTPKQVGKIQAGLQTGFNRPIRLVVRSVVGVDTGAEAYIPSLDESPLQKGTPPQPQPEPIDNVPEAGESVPGIHAAD, from the coding sequence ATGAACGCCCAATCGAAACACGCCCCCCGCATCCCGCTGCTCAAGGTTTATGAAAACATCGCGGCGGGTTCCCATCCGCACCGTTCCTTCTACGTCCTGGTCACGCTGTCCACGGTCATCGCCGGGTTCGGGCTACTGTCCAACAGCGCCCCGGTGGTGATCGGCGCGATGCTGGTCGCGCCCTTGATGGTGCCCATCGTCGGCATGGCATTCGCCCTATCGGTGGGCGACGAACACCTGTTCCGCGATGCCAGCCTGGCCGAGTTCTGGGGGGTGGTCCTGTCCGTCGCCGTGTCCTATTTGATCGGGAGCCTAGCGCTGGACGTGGACTTCGGCCCGGAAATCATGGCCCGCACGGTGCCCACGACCTACGATATTTTCGTGGCCCTCGCGGCCGGATTGGCGGGTGCCTACAGCATGGTGGACGAGCGGGTCAACGCGGCCTTGCCCGGCGTCGCCATCGCCACCTCGTTGGTGCCGCCGCTGACCGTGTCCGGGCTGTGCCTGGCGCAAGGGCGCATGGACCTGGCGGGCAGCGCGTTCCTGTTGTTCTTCGCCAACTTCCTGTCGATCCAGTTGGCCAGCGCGGCGATCTTCATCCGTTTCGGCTTCAACCGGGTCGCCTTCGAGGAGGACCATGGACGGATCACCTTCCGGGTGTTGCTGAGGCGCTTCGGCCTGAGTTTCGTCCTGCTGGTCGCGGTGGCGGCCTTCATGTCCAAGACCTTGTACGCCATGGCCACGGAAAAGGCTTTCCATCGCAGGCTGGAGGCGGTGGCGAGGGCGGAGGTGCAAAGGCGTCTGGGTGCCCAACTCGCCGATTTGCGTTATGTCCGCGACGGGAACGGCAGCGTCAACGCCGTGGTGTCCATCTTGACCCCGCAGGAATACCTGCCGGGTGACGTGGAAGCCTTGGAAAAGTCGGTGAAGAACGCGCTCGGGCTGGCGATGCACATCACCGTGCGCTCGCTGCTGTCCAAGGACGCCGATTCCCACGGGCCGGTGTTCATGCTGGACGAGGACAAGCTCAAGCGCGAGCAGGCGAGCCGGGAGGCCAGGTTCCTGAGCGAGGCGACCCGGCTGCTCAACGCCCAACTGGCCGAGGTGCCCGGCGCAAGGCTGGCGGACATCCGCCGGGAGCAGGACGAAACCAATCAAGTCATCGCGGTGGTGAGGACGCCCGAGGCCATCGCGCCGGAGCGGATCAAGCGCATCCAGGACGGCCTGCGGGAAACCCTAGACCCCACGCTGCGCCTGATTGTCCGCTCGGTGCTGACCCGCGACGCCGACGGCGACCACTACCTCTACGAGGCCGACCCCAAGGAGAAGCACGGGGAGCAGATCGCCGGGGAAGCACTGGAATTCTTCAAGCAACTGGAATCGGCTCTGCAGACAGCCATCGCCGCGGCCCGGAAGGGGGCGGCGCTGTTGGAATTCCGCTACACCCAGCAGGAGGATGGATTGTTCGTGCTGGCGGTGGTCAGCACTCCCGACAATTTCACGCCCAAGCAAGTGGGCAAGATTCAAGCCGGGTTGCAGACCGGGTTCAACCGCCCCATCCGGCTGGTGGTGCGCTCGGTGGTGGGCGTCGACACCGGGGCCGAGGCCTATATCCCATCGCTGGATGAAAGCCCGCTGCAAAAAGGCACTCCACCCCAGCCCCAGCCGGAACCCATCGACAACGTCCCGGAAGCAGGGGAGTCCGTACCGGGCATCCATGCTGCCGACTAG
- a CDS encoding diguanylate cyclase, whose amino-acid sequence MKKKTANLTVCLLLAIGIFMADTSTPLGIAVGALYILVVALSAVADSAVNIVALSLFCSGLLVSGLFLSPISAVPQSLVIANRCIFFILILLTGALGIYGQRMRQTLQARDAELVVANAKLELLALNDGLTGLNNRRGFDERLDAEWNRAMRDGAALSLIIIDVDLFKKYNDSFGHQAGDTCLVKIAQAIQLGFRRPGDFPARYGGEEFVVLLPETDLQGAWARAEAIRRKVESLEIAHPANPNGAFVTISLGVASAIPRANGHRGVAKLIEAADKALYDAKEAGRNRVAQASTDRGECGEQPSP is encoded by the coding sequence ATGAAGAAAAAAACAGCCAATCTAACGGTCTGCTTGCTCTTGGCGATCGGCATATTCATGGCTGATACCAGCACCCCATTGGGTATCGCCGTAGGTGCTTTGTATATCCTCGTTGTCGCATTGAGTGCGGTTGCCGATTCCGCTGTAAATATCGTGGCTTTATCCCTGTTTTGCTCGGGGCTGCTTGTGTCCGGGCTTTTTCTAAGCCCGATCTCTGCTGTGCCCCAGTCCTTGGTGATTGCTAACCGTTGCATTTTTTTCATACTGATCTTGCTCACGGGGGCTTTGGGTATTTACGGACAACGAATGCGCCAAACGCTTCAAGCCCGCGATGCCGAGCTTGTGGTGGCCAATGCCAAACTCGAACTGCTTGCCTTGAATGATGGCTTGACCGGTTTGAATAATCGCCGCGGTTTTGACGAGCGCCTGGATGCCGAGTGGAATAGGGCGATGCGGGATGGTGCCGCGCTTTCCCTAATCATCATCGATGTGGATTTATTCAAAAAATATAACGATTCCTTCGGCCATCAAGCGGGAGATACTTGTCTGGTGAAAATCGCGCAAGCGATACAGCTTGGGTTTCGTCGGCCCGGCGATTTTCCCGCGCGTTATGGTGGAGAAGAGTTTGTCGTCCTGCTGCCTGAAACGGACCTGCAAGGCGCATGGGCGCGGGCGGAAGCTATCCGGCGGAAAGTGGAGTCCCTGGAAATCGCGCATCCCGCCAATCCCAACGGAGCCTTCGTCACCATCAGCCTGGGCGTGGCCTCGGCGATACCGCGCGCCAACGGCCATCGCGGCGTCGCCAAGCTCATCGAGGCCGCCGACAAAGCCCTCTACGACGCGAAGGAGGCCGGGCGGAACCGGGTGGCGCAAGCCTCGACCGACCGTGGGGAGTGTGGAGAACAGCCAAGCCCTTGA